CGGAAGGGTCGAGCGCAGCCACCTCACCGACGATGAGGAGTTCTACTTACCTATGATCCTCTGCTGGAATGATACCGACCAGTTCCTCAAATCGGCTCAGGCTTGGCAGTATGTCTACAACCTCAAAAGACCGCACTTCGGTAAGGGCATGGGCGGACTCTCGCCGCTTGCCAAACTACAATCCCTCGGCTGCAATCACCTCGATGATAACTTCATCCTCTTCCCTGTCATCCTTCTTGATGAACTCAACCCACTTATACCTGGTAACAATCTATTGACCATGGACAAGTAAAAAGGTGAAATAATCTGGCGATTGCTTCGCTCGCTCTAAGCTCCTGCGGAAGAAACTTCCGCCCATGCGCCTTCCAGGCGCTCCACAGCTTCACGGGGTAAAAAAAGCTGGTCAAAAGATGGTCAAAATTTGCGTAAATGAGATCACGTTTGAAAATTAGCATTGACTTATTGGTGATTCGGTAAGAAAAAAAGGAGCAGAAGCTTGACAATGAAC
This genomic interval from bacterium contains the following:
- a CDS encoding transposase codes for the protein GRVERSHLTDDEEFYLPMILCWNDTDQFLKSAQAWQYVYNLKRPHFGKGMGGLSPLAKLQSLGCNHLDDNFILFPVILLDELNPLIPGNNLLTMDK